A genomic stretch from Mycobacterium cookii includes:
- a CDS encoding MlaD family protein: protein MRSVAKSLVWLTVFTAVAVVCMLIVLTALRSPVTGAVSRYTAAFSDVSGLYVGDDVRISGVQVGKVESIRLDGRIAKVDFTAQEDHPVFANTVAAVRYQTLVGQRYVELVQPADPDRRLQAGGNIPLGQTIPSFDVAKLFNGFRPIFQTLDPAQFNLLGENLLRLIQGDENGIGPFLHDLDVISKLAVNRQAVITAVIRNLSAISQDLGGKSQQLFHLIATLNNVVTSFGTMAEEFRAALDSGLPVLRNTTHVLQYAERMFDGTTVPLYDLSSRMWPQTATIIAGLSLAPSLIQGARDWLVDDKPATPTFSCSHGEVTLPGIGQVSFAQQNLVVCR, encoded by the coding sequence ATGAGAAGTGTCGCCAAATCGTTGGTGTGGCTGACCGTGTTCACCGCGGTCGCGGTGGTGTGCATGCTCATCGTGCTCACCGCCTTACGTAGTCCGGTCACCGGGGCGGTTTCCCGTTACACCGCGGCATTTTCCGACGTGTCGGGCCTTTATGTCGGAGACGACGTTCGCATTTCCGGCGTGCAGGTCGGCAAGGTGGAAAGCATCCGACTCGACGGGCGGATCGCCAAGGTGGATTTCACCGCACAAGAAGATCACCCGGTATTCGCCAATACCGTTGCCGCGGTGCGCTATCAAACCCTGGTCGGTCAACGCTATGTCGAACTCGTCCAGCCTGCCGACCCTGATCGACGGCTGCAGGCCGGCGGCAACATTCCGCTGGGACAGACGATACCGTCGTTCGATGTAGCCAAGCTGTTCAACGGGTTTCGGCCGATTTTCCAAACCCTTGACCCTGCCCAGTTCAACCTGTTGGGTGAGAACCTGCTGCGCCTGATTCAGGGTGATGAAAACGGCATTGGCCCGTTTCTGCATGACCTGGACGTCATTTCGAAGTTGGCGGTAAATCGCCAGGCGGTTATCACCGCCGTGATACGGAATCTCAGTGCGATCTCCCAAGATCTGGGTGGCAAATCGCAGCAACTGTTTCATCTCATCGCCACGCTCAACAACGTGGTGACGAGCTTTGGCACCATGGCTGAGGAATTCCGTGCCGCACTGGACTCGGGACTGCCGGTCCTGAGAAACACCACCCACGTCTTGCAATATGCCGAGCGCATGTTTGACGGGACGACGGTTCCGCTCTACGACCTGAGCAGCCGGATGTGGCCGCAGACCGCAACGATCATCGCGGGTCTGTCGCTCGCGCCGTCGTTAATCCAAGGAGCACGGGACTGGCTGGTCGACGACAAGCCCGCCACACCAACGTTTTCCTGCTCACACGGCGAAGTCACGTTGCCCGGGATCGGGCAGGTGTCATTCGCGCAGCAGAACTTGGTGGTGTGTCGGTGA
- a CDS encoding universal stress protein, whose product MWQPLPRAIVAGVDGSAAALGAVRWAARDAALRKLPLTLLHVVDAPVPAWFEEATLFGGQRQKRGARDVIGSAIKVAEQSTRECGPVEIESRVLHSATVPTLVDISAEAEMVVVGHRGQGSVLARSFLGSVSSALVYHAHCPVAVIHDDEAKIGNVARAPVLVGIDGSPASEAATAIAFEEASRRGVGLTALHAWDNPRFTDSTRFLQDSKWDAQLAEEEETLAERLAGWHERYPDVGIRRIVEIGDPARWLIEASEQAQLLVVGSHGCSRTRGTLLGSVGAAVVNRARIPVLVVR is encoded by the coding sequence ATGTGGCAACCACTACCTCGCGCGATCGTGGCAGGCGTTGATGGCTCAGCAGCGGCACTGGGCGCTGTCCGGTGGGCGGCGCGTGATGCAGCACTTCGGAAATTGCCACTGACGCTGCTCCATGTCGTCGATGCCCCCGTCCCGGCGTGGTTCGAGGAGGCCACGCTGTTCGGCGGACAGCGACAGAAGCGAGGAGCACGCGATGTCATTGGGTCGGCGATCAAAGTCGCCGAGCAGAGCACTCGCGAGTGCGGTCCAGTGGAGATCGAAAGCAGGGTGTTGCATTCCGCCACCGTCCCGACGCTCGTCGACATCTCCGCAGAGGCGGAGATGGTCGTCGTCGGCCACCGGGGGCAAGGCAGCGTGCTGGCCCGCAGTTTCCTGGGCTCGGTGAGTTCGGCATTGGTCTACCACGCGCATTGCCCGGTCGCCGTGATCCACGACGACGAAGCCAAGATCGGCAATGTCGCACGGGCGCCGGTGCTGGTGGGCATCGACGGGTCACCGGCATCGGAGGCGGCGACTGCCATCGCATTTGAGGAAGCCTCCCGACGAGGCGTCGGCCTGACGGCTTTGCACGCCTGGGATAACCCCCGGTTCACCGACTCCACCAGGTTTCTCCAAGACTCCAAATGGGACGCGCAGCTAGCCGAGGAGGAGGAAACGCTCGCCGAACGGCTGGCGGGTTGGCACGAACGCTATCCCGACGTGGGGATCCGCCGCATCGTCGAAATTGGCGATCCGGCACGCTGGCTGATCGAGGCGTCCGAGCAGGCGCAACTGCTCGTGGTCGGCAGCCACGGCTGCAGCCGGACCAGGGGCACGCTGCTGGGATCGGTCGGGGCGGCGGTGGTCAACAGAGCGAGGATTCCGGTGCTCGTGGTGCGTTAA
- a CDS encoding MlaD family protein, protein MKFNARVTLVILAVLTLLGAVYMSVGVLGISPTKQVTRLTLLLNTSGGLLPTSDVTMRGIKVGRVTGIETTATGLAVSIDLDRAHPVPANSPITVENLSAAGEQYIDFKPKIIAPPYFTDGEVIPADRVSPMVTGSDLLTKANALMSALNIDQMHIVISNASAAFAGNDNTIDSLATTAGLTAKVIHDEKQLLATLFSNISTFTTNLGEINAGELISETGKLLPRSVPAFLRLVHEIETLSHTGVGVVGPDDPAGVLVTKLGQYIDMLAGPLSTFTTVLQPAVAPLRPIKVDAGHWLDFWESTFNDSGGLRVQLNVPEWHQ, encoded by the coding sequence ATGAAGTTCAATGCCCGCGTCACGCTGGTCATCCTTGCGGTGCTGACGCTGCTGGGCGCGGTCTACATGTCGGTCGGCGTACTCGGTATAAGCCCGACAAAGCAGGTCACCCGACTCACGCTGCTGCTCAACACTTCCGGAGGTCTGTTGCCGACGTCCGACGTGACGATGCGCGGTATCAAGGTCGGCCGGGTGACCGGTATCGAGACCACGGCAACAGGGTTGGCGGTTTCGATCGACCTCGACCGCGCGCACCCGGTGCCCGCCAACAGCCCGATCACCGTGGAAAACCTCTCCGCGGCCGGAGAGCAGTACATCGACTTCAAACCGAAAATCATTGCGCCGCCGTACTTTACTGACGGGGAGGTGATCCCTGCCGACCGGGTCTCACCGATGGTCACCGGTAGTGACTTGCTCACCAAGGCCAATGCCCTGATGTCGGCGCTCAACATCGACCAAATGCACATCGTCATCAGCAACGCCTCGGCGGCGTTCGCTGGCAACGACAACACAATCGATTCCCTGGCTACCACTGCCGGACTGACGGCCAAGGTGATCCACGACGAGAAGCAATTGCTGGCAACACTATTCAGCAACATCTCGACGTTCACCACCAACTTGGGCGAAATCAACGCCGGCGAATTGATCAGCGAGACCGGCAAACTGCTTCCGCGGTCGGTGCCCGCATTTTTGCGACTGGTCCACGAAATCGAGACCCTTTCGCACACCGGCGTGGGCGTGGTAGGCCCTGACGATCCAGCCGGGGTCCTGGTAACGAAGTTAGGTCAGTACATCGACATGCTGGCCGGCCCGCTTAGTACCTTTACCACGGTCCTGCAACCTGCGGTCGCACCGCTACGCCCCATCAAGGTAGACGCCGGGCACTGGCTGGACTTTTGGGAATCGACGTTCAACGACAGTGGTGGTCTGAGGGTGCAACTCAACGTGCCCGAATGGCATCAGTGA
- a CDS encoding MlaD family protein → MTGPSPVGSRLRSPSGIAAVVVVVVVAAVAAAVMIGAKILMPQHTRAMCAEFADAVGLYPGNKVALLGIEVGSTTAIINKPDHVEVDFTVPTDLDLPADVGAVTYSQSIVTDRHIELTKPYTGGPKFTGPECIKLKSTKTPISVSETFAAIGKLADAILDPQNGQDPSEAPGVHAINESLRAAGRSLDGTGPGLNQTLRNLVTMLADPYKADADYRQLFENSEILSSEFLKNWDSFASVIRTLPTTTQLIEGLSDNFGAALIHLSHLLPILVEAMNRWGPRLYQKLDKAITWIRDVLNRHTPAILAMINSWPQFSHWLSDIYEPAWGTHNVTYIPPQVAISPSQAGAICEGLRKRNVPGAAAACASGSASDPVTLGLTDLILGAALP, encoded by the coding sequence ATGACCGGGCCGTCGCCTGTCGGCTCGCGGTTGCGGTCCCCATCGGGTATCGCTGCAGTGGTGGTCGTCGTCGTCGTCGCCGCGGTCGCGGCAGCGGTGATGATCGGCGCCAAGATCCTGATGCCCCAACACACCCGCGCGATGTGCGCCGAATTCGCTGACGCGGTCGGCCTTTATCCGGGCAACAAGGTAGCGCTGCTGGGCATCGAGGTCGGCTCGACGACCGCGATCATCAACAAGCCCGACCACGTCGAGGTTGACTTCACCGTACCCACCGACCTCGACCTGCCGGCTGACGTCGGTGCGGTCACCTACTCGCAATCGATTGTCACAGACCGCCATATCGAACTGACCAAGCCTTACACCGGAGGCCCGAAATTCACCGGGCCGGAGTGCATCAAGCTGAAGTCGACCAAAACCCCGATCAGTGTCAGCGAAACTTTCGCTGCCATAGGCAAACTCGCCGACGCCATATTGGATCCGCAAAACGGCCAAGACCCGTCCGAGGCCCCGGGTGTGCACGCGATCAACGAGAGCTTACGTGCGGCCGGTCGCTCGCTGGACGGCACTGGACCCGGCCTCAACCAGACCCTGCGCAATCTGGTCACCATGCTCGCCGACCCCTATAAGGCCGACGCCGACTACCGGCAGCTATTCGAAAACAGTGAGATCCTCAGCTCAGAATTTCTCAAGAACTGGGACAGCTTCGCCTCGGTGATCCGAACCCTGCCGACCACAACCCAATTGATCGAGGGCCTGTCAGACAACTTCGGAGCGGCCCTCATCCATTTGTCCCACCTGCTGCCGATTTTGGTCGAGGCGATGAACCGGTGGGGGCCACGGCTCTATCAAAAACTTGACAAGGCGATCACCTGGATACGGGACGTGCTGAACAGACACACCCCGGCGATTCTCGCCATGATCAACTCGTGGCCGCAGTTCAGTCACTGGCTGAGCGATATCTACGAGCCGGCGTGGGGGACACACAACGTCACCTATATCCCACCGCAGGTGGCGATTTCGCCATCGCAGGCCGGTGCGATCTGTGAGGGTTTGCGAAAGCGCAATGTCCCGGGCGCAGCCGCGGCGTGCGCGTCGGGCAGCGCTTCGGATCCGGTCACCCTCGGCCTGACCGATCTCATCTTGGGGGCCGCGCTGCCATGA
- a CDS encoding MlaD family protein, which produces MDKWLGWGGAALDERSASIRNRRHGIVGVVVIIAALAVTAMAYLNPTNQNGYTAHLANSGGVRVGDQVRIAGIPVGKVTTVRLEAAVVEIKFDVERSVVVGSESTLDVKLLTPLGGHYVALDPKGGIPLGRNVIPPQRVTLPFEVNDIIQAATPLIKEVNGQVIHDTFTEVANAANRYPDAIRDLLRSANALTTSMSKSTNDFHRGLDFANNGLRAVAAGRKQLITLFEQLDILGKMYTAKAVDIIEFFGLLNELARVLDRITVFYGREVAPIVNGIEDITDTLVAHPDRLGEALDQLGQSLNIVVPMLSGNGVVFDQHKRLVPGQDLCLPNIMRNC; this is translated from the coding sequence ATGGACAAGTGGCTGGGATGGGGCGGCGCTGCGCTTGACGAGCGCAGCGCCTCGATCCGCAATCGCCGGCACGGCATTGTCGGTGTCGTTGTCATCATCGCGGCGTTGGCCGTTACCGCAATGGCCTACCTCAATCCGACCAACCAGAACGGCTACACCGCGCACCTGGCTAACTCCGGCGGTGTGCGCGTCGGCGACCAGGTTCGGATCGCCGGTATCCCGGTCGGGAAGGTCACCACCGTCCGTCTTGAGGCCGCCGTCGTCGAGATCAAATTCGACGTCGAGCGTTCGGTGGTCGTGGGTTCGGAGTCCACACTCGACGTCAAGCTCCTGACTCCGCTTGGCGGCCACTATGTGGCGCTTGACCCGAAGGGCGGTATACCTCTGGGCCGCAACGTGATTCCACCGCAACGCGTCACGCTGCCATTCGAGGTCAACGACATAATTCAGGCGGCAACACCGCTGATCAAGGAAGTCAACGGCCAAGTCATCCACGATACTTTCACCGAGGTTGCCAACGCGGCTAACCGATATCCCGATGCGATCCGCGATTTGCTCCGGTCAGCTAATGCGTTGACAACGTCGATGAGTAAGTCCACCAACGATTTCCATCGTGGTCTTGACTTCGCCAACAACGGCCTGCGAGCCGTGGCCGCCGGACGTAAGCAGCTCATCACGTTATTCGAGCAACTCGACATCCTCGGCAAGATGTACACCGCGAAGGCAGTCGATATTATCGAATTCTTCGGTCTGCTTAACGAATTGGCTCGAGTGCTCGACCGCATCACGGTGTTTTACGGTCGGGAGGTCGCGCCGATCGTCAACGGAATCGAGGACATCACCGACACACTGGTCGCCCATCCCGACCGTCTTGGTGAGGCGCTCGACCAGCTGGGGCAGAGTCTCAACATCGTGGTGCCAATGCTCAGCGGGAACGGTGTCGTCTTCGATCAACACAAGCGACTGGTGCCCGGACAGGACCTGTGCCTGCCCAATATCATGAGGAACTGTTGA
- a CDS encoding MlaD family protein — MTRQSMRAARVLLAWLLAAVAIIPAAACSLDPTRLPVPGAYTPHHTYRIKIEFSSVLNLPARAKVDSGGVQIGVLDHVQLEGATAVAYVDMSGDTKLPGNIRAELRQATPLGDIYIALVPPEDRSGDLPKALLRDGDTIPLRNTAPADNVEDVLRSVSNLVAGGAIGTLQSTVVNLNKAFPKDPAELTRVQKTIGGVLNDLAANQHTMDGILSSMENITTNLAANTDVFNRLVVEGPPKLEGLSAVTVAILRVVGDSQDVADLGGQLINPIAGDLIQMLSYITPLVGTLATVDTTVPVIADKLVALLHYKLIGFFRNGGPKYIVSELHPPTGREGVDPADKADQAVRAMQSMGLVP, encoded by the coding sequence ATGACGCGACAGTCGATGCGCGCCGCGCGCGTACTGCTGGCCTGGCTGCTAGCCGCGGTGGCCATCATCCCGGCGGCTGCATGTTCGTTGGACCCGACCCGGCTCCCGGTCCCGGGCGCTTACACGCCCCACCACACCTACCGAATCAAGATCGAGTTCTCCAGCGTGCTCAACCTCCCGGCCCGGGCCAAAGTGGACTCCGGGGGAGTGCAGATCGGTGTGCTCGACCACGTGCAGCTCGAGGGCGCCACGGCGGTCGCGTACGTCGATATGTCCGGCGACACCAAGCTCCCTGGCAACATCCGCGCTGAGCTGCGCCAGGCCACCCCCCTCGGCGACATCTACATCGCGCTGGTGCCGCCCGAGGATCGGTCAGGGGATTTACCGAAAGCGCTGTTGCGGGACGGCGACACCATCCCGTTGCGTAACACCGCGCCGGCCGACAACGTCGAAGACGTCCTGCGGTCGGTGTCCAACCTGGTGGCCGGCGGCGCAATTGGCACCCTGCAAAGCACGGTGGTCAACCTCAACAAAGCGTTCCCGAAGGACCCCGCGGAGCTGACCCGGGTGCAGAAGACCATCGGCGGCGTACTCAATGACCTGGCAGCCAACCAGCACACCATGGACGGCATCTTGTCCAGCATGGAGAACATCACCACCAACTTGGCGGCCAATACCGACGTGTTCAACCGGCTGGTCGTCGAAGGCCCGCCGAAGCTCGAAGGGCTATCGGCGGTGACTGTCGCCATCCTTCGCGTCGTCGGTGACTCTCAGGATGTCGCCGATCTCGGCGGACAGCTCATCAATCCGATCGCCGGCGACTTGATCCAAATGCTTTCCTATATCACGCCGTTGGTGGGGACGCTGGCAACCGTTGACACCACCGTTCCGGTGATCGCCGACAAGTTAGTCGCGTTGTTGCACTACAAGCTCATCGGGTTCTTCCGCAATGGAGGGCCGAAATACATTGTTTCCGAACTTCACCCGCCGACCGGGCGTGAAGGCGTGGACCCCGCAGATAAGGCCGACCAGGCGGTCAGGGCGATGCAGTCCATGGGGCTGGTGCCATGA
- a CDS encoding MlaD family protein, whose amino-acid sequence MPILPGSDQGVRAPSSRALRIRGLIAAVVLGIAGFGLYQLGTGRYDDTFKLTVVADVIGEGLTPGAEVKFRGLTIGSVKTLQSVGYNKQKITVELEPRQAKALAADTTANFVSSNTFGLAAVELVSTGAGPRLRSNQTLLIGDTVRSASITGLLRKGQKFGRLVDSPDVDHIIETVRRHADLTEPVTRSYFDLVKMLVDAQKVPFSQSLSVFASVVNGASDSIPLIGLAYDLLNGMDFLAHPDGVARMDLILDQTSKLLFSADKIVAKNISWLVPFVRAMMDVLLPETFTIGSFAPYYDRLSGLIDRTSAAFPVVNGEVRMQIEVTLDAMPGLAAALPAPAAAPQAGGR is encoded by the coding sequence ATGCCAATACTGCCGGGGTCGGACCAAGGAGTGCGGGCGCCCAGTTCGCGCGCCCTGCGGATCCGTGGCCTGATTGCTGCAGTCGTGTTGGGTATCGCGGGCTTTGGGCTGTATCAGCTGGGCACCGGCCGGTATGACGACACGTTCAAGCTGACCGTAGTAGCCGATGTGATCGGTGAGGGTCTGACGCCGGGTGCGGAGGTGAAGTTCCGCGGCCTAACGATCGGATCGGTGAAGACGCTGCAGTCGGTCGGATACAACAAGCAGAAGATCACGGTGGAACTCGAGCCGCGCCAAGCCAAAGCGCTGGCGGCGGATACCACAGCCAATTTCGTGTCGTCAAACACTTTCGGCCTCGCGGCCGTCGAGCTGGTCAGCACCGGCGCCGGCCCCCGGCTGAGATCGAACCAGACGTTGTTGATAGGTGACACCGTCCGATCTGCTTCCATTACCGGACTGCTGCGGAAGGGCCAAAAATTCGGCCGGCTGGTGGACTCGCCCGATGTCGACCACATCATCGAGACGGTGCGCCGGCACGCCGACCTAACCGAGCCGGTGACCCGCTCATACTTCGATCTGGTCAAGATGCTGGTTGACGCCCAGAAGGTGCCGTTCTCGCAGTCGCTCTCGGTGTTCGCCTCGGTGGTCAACGGCGCCAGCGACTCGATCCCGCTAATCGGGTTGGCATATGACCTGCTCAATGGAATGGATTTTCTAGCGCACCCCGACGGCGTCGCGCGCATGGATCTGATCCTCGACCAGACCTCGAAGCTCCTCTTCAGTGCCGACAAGATCGTCGCGAAGAACATCTCGTGGCTCGTCCCATTCGTCCGCGCGATGATGGACGTGTTGCTGCCGGAAACCTTCACCATCGGCAGCTTTGCGCCGTACTACGACCGGCTCTCGGGTCTGATCGACCGCACCAGTGCTGCGTTTCCGGTCGTCAACGGCGAGGTCCGCATGCAGATCGAGGTCACCTTGGACGCCATGCCGGGCCTGGCCGCGGCGTTACCTGCGCCCGCGGCGGCACCACAGGCCGGTGGCCGATGA